The Methanothrix soehngenii GP6 genome has a window encoding:
- the rnhB gene encoding ribonuclease HII has translation MLLMGADEAGKGPVIGSMFVAGLVIDEERFFDLAVLGVKDSKMLSPAKREALARKITTIATDQYILEVRAEVIDELRLVMTMNDIMVRSFSQVVGRLHADRAILDAADVNAERFAQAVRNHSKTSMDLIAEHKADQRHHVVSAASILAKVRRDRSMRELENEMHCKIGSGYPHDRDTIAFLSEWVRENKDLPPCARHSWTTAQRIKASFI, from the coding sequence ATGCTGCTGATGGGCGCAGACGAGGCAGGAAAAGGGCCTGTTATTGGTTCCATGTTCGTCGCTGGACTGGTGATCGATGAGGAGAGGTTTTTTGACCTGGCTGTTCTGGGGGTGAAAGACTCCAAGATGCTCTCGCCAGCGAAGAGGGAGGCTCTGGCAAGGAAGATCACCACCATTGCTACCGATCAATACATTCTAGAGGTCAGGGCGGAGGTGATCGACGAACTGCGCCTGGTTATGACCATGAATGATATCATGGTGAGAAGCTTCTCCCAGGTGGTGGGACGACTGCATGCCGATAGGGCGATTCTCGATGCCGCTGATGTTAATGCGGAGAGGTTTGCCCAGGCAGTTCGCAATCATTCAAAAACCAGCATGGATCTGATCGCAGAGCATAAGGCAGACCAGAGGCATCATGTAGTCTCTGCCGCCTCAATTCTGGCCAAGGTACGCAGGGACCGGTCCATGCGGGAGCTGGAGAACGAGATGCACTGCAAGATCGGGAGTGGATATCCTCATGATCGCGATACTATCGCCTTTCTCTCGGAGTGGGTTCGAGAGAATAAAGACCTCCCGCCCTGCGCCAGGCATAGCTGGACAACGGCGCAACGCATCAAAGCTAGTTTTATATAG
- a CDS encoding TrpB-like pyridoxal phosphate-dependent enzyme: MKIKYLLDEEEIPKKWYNVAADMPTPLKPPLNPGTLKPLTAQDMEAIFPKALIQQEMSTERWIDIPEEVREILKLWRPTPLYRAASLEKALKTPAKIYYKYEGVSPAGSHKPNTAIPQAYYNMKEGIERLATETGAGQWGSALSLATCLFGLQCTVYMVRSSFDSKPYRKSAMRVWGAECLSSPSDRTNFGRQIREKMPDTPGSLGIAISEAVEDAASHDNTNYSLGSVLNHVLLHQTIEGQELKKQFDMTEDYPDVMFGCCGGGSNFPGMVFPFIPDKLKDKKDLRMVACEPTACPTLTEGLFAYDYGDTAGMAPVIMMYTLGHDFIPPGIHAGGLRYHGDAPLLSNLVHDGLIEATALQQTEVFEAATLFARTEGIIPAPESAHAIKPAIDEALNCRKTGEEKVIFISLSGHGHFDLSSYDAYNDGKLVDYVYPAELVKQSLAKLPKP, from the coding sequence ATGAAGATCAAGTACTTGCTCGACGAGGAAGAGATACCCAAAAAGTGGTACAACGTAGCCGCAGATATGCCAACGCCCTTGAAACCGCCTTTGAATCCAGGAACGCTCAAGCCGCTGACTGCCCAGGATATGGAAGCGATCTTTCCCAAAGCGCTTATCCAGCAGGAGATGAGCACTGAGCGCTGGATAGATATCCCAGAGGAGGTACGCGAGATCCTCAAGCTATGGAGGCCCACTCCGCTTTATCGGGCCGCTTCCCTGGAGAAGGCGCTCAAGACCCCTGCAAAGATATACTATAAATATGAGGGTGTGAGCCCCGCCGGTAGCCATAAGCCAAATACCGCTATCCCTCAGGCCTACTACAATATGAAGGAGGGAATAGAGAGGCTGGCGACGGAGACCGGAGCCGGGCAGTGGGGCTCGGCCCTAAGCCTGGCCACCTGTTTATTCGGCCTGCAGTGCACAGTCTATATGGTCAGATCAAGCTTCGATAGCAAGCCCTACCGCAAGAGCGCCATGCGAGTCTGGGGCGCTGAATGCCTATCTAGCCCCTCGGACCGGACGAACTTCGGCCGGCAGATTAGGGAAAAGATGCCTGACACGCCGGGAAGCCTGGGAATAGCCATATCTGAGGCGGTGGAGGATGCAGCAAGCCATGATAACACCAACTATTCATTGGGATCGGTCCTAAACCATGTCCTGCTCCACCAGACCATCGAGGGCCAGGAGCTGAAAAAGCAGTTCGATATGACTGAGGACTATCCCGATGTGATGTTCGGCTGCTGCGGTGGAGGGAGCAACTTCCCAGGAATGGTCTTCCCCTTCATTCCCGATAAACTAAAGGACAAAAAGGACCTGAGAATGGTAGCCTGCGAGCCCACAGCCTGCCCTACCCTTACTGAAGGTCTCTTTGCTTATGACTACGGCGATACCGCAGGCATGGCGCCGGTGATCATGATGTACACCCTGGGCCATGATTTCATTCCACCGGGCATTCACGCAGGCGGCCTGCGCTACCATGGAGATGCACCACTGCTCAGCAATCTGGTGCACGACGGCCTGATCGAGGCCACTGCTCTGCAGCAGACTGAGGTCTTCGAGGCGGCCACCCTCTTCGCCCGCACTGAGGGCATAATCCCCGCCCCAGAATCTGCCCATGCTATCAAGCCGGCCATAGACGAGGCCCTTAACTGCAGGAAGACCGGAGAAGAGAAGGTCATCTTCATCTCCCTGAGCGGCCACGGCCACTTCGATCTGTCATCCTATGATGCCTATAACGATGGCAAGCTGGTGGACTATGTATATCCCGCCGAATTGGTCAAGCAGTCCCTGGCCAAGCTGCCTAAACCCTGA
- a CDS encoding DUF4198 domain-containing protein: MRRLLLIAVLLMLFSSAAVDAHQIFVRPISGFANLGDTAMLPVAAGHNTSSTEMPEGLTNLTVIRQDGGVIDHILNEKSDTMGNWPIFSFDVEHPGLYVITSYNGGGAWTHIITNPPAIGYWEAGIVDEIDFDAINKTGWAKDWYVERSYPLHTYGKSFIAGPESDYSIASKPVGQILEIIPLTNITEVGNGDFEFQVLYQGQPFSDLELIAQKVGDDTKIRGTTDAEGKAMLNLSSTDELSEWVVVADTLMDTRVVEVRDAPRGEASNEKSYVGPVYRATVVLRTDF, encoded by the coding sequence ATGAGAAGACTATTGCTGATAGCTGTGCTGCTAATGCTATTTTCCTCGGCAGCGGTGGATGCGCATCAGATTTTCGTCAGGCCCATATCCGGCTTTGCGAATTTAGGAGATACAGCCATGCTCCCTGTGGCCGCCGGTCATAATACCTCCTCCACAGAGATGCCGGAGGGATTGACCAACCTGACCGTAATCAGACAGGATGGCGGCGTGATCGATCATATCCTCAATGAGAAGAGCGATACCATGGGCAACTGGCCCATATTCAGCTTCGACGTTGAGCATCCGGGATTGTATGTCATAACCTCCTATAACGGCGGTGGAGCCTGGACTCACATCATCACCAATCCCCCGGCGATTGGATACTGGGAGGCGGGAATAGTAGATGAGATCGACTTTGACGCCATCAACAAGACCGGCTGGGCCAAGGACTGGTATGTCGAGAGGTCTTATCCCCTCCACACCTATGGCAAATCATTCATTGCCGGTCCAGAATCTGATTACTCCATAGCCTCAAAGCCAGTGGGACAGATCCTGGAGATCATTCCCCTCACCAATATCACAGAAGTGGGCAATGGCGACTTCGAGTTCCAGGTTTTATATCAGGGCCAGCCTTTCAGCGACCTGGAACTGATCGCTCAGAAGGTTGGCGATGATACGAAGATAAGAGGCACGACCGATGCAGAGGGAAAGGCGATGCTCAATCTGTCCAGCACAGATGAGCTGAGCGAGTGGGTGGTTGTTGCCGATACGCTCATGGACACCAGGGTGGTGGAGGTGAGGGACGCACCCAGAGGTGAGGCCTCCAATGAGAAGTCGTATGTAGGTCCTGTCTACAGGGCGACCGTGGTCCTGAGAACCGACTTTTGA
- a CDS encoding V-type ATP synthase subunit A, translating into MEVGKIKRVAGPLVQATGLKASMYDLVLVGEEGLMSEVIGISGNKHIIQVYEDTGGVRPGEPVKETGAPLVAQLGPGILTQIYDGIQRPLPKLAEASGDFISRGLFVDGIDHKKKWEFKSVVKKGDTVKPGQAIGEVQEQLLIKHKIMVPPNLKGGAIKEIYDGNFTVDETIAVLDDGTKLFMMHKWPVRQARPVTEKLAPTIPLRTGQRVIDGFFSLAKGGTAAIPGGFGTGKTVMQQTLSKWADVDIVVYVGCGERGNEMADLLHEFPELQDPRTGRPLMERSIVYANTSNMPVAAREASVYTGMTTSEYYRDMGYDVLMTADSTSRWAEAMREMGSRLEEMPGEEGYPAYLGARLADFYERAGRAEVLNGGQGSVSIVGAVSPAGGDFTEPVTQNTLRMVKVFWALDSKLTQRRHFPSINWLDSYSLYDLDLEPWFVENVSADWNKNKRRAMAILQENAELEEIVMLVGSDALPEDQQVTLEVARMIINFWLAQSAFHPVDTFSPYKKQFDLLEAILKYRDYAFEAVQKGIPVGQITSVPSKDALAKVRLEAEYEPILAKVLTQMDAEFKALK; encoded by the coding sequence ATGGAAGTAGGGAAAATTAAGCGAGTCGCCGGACCACTGGTTCAGGCCACTGGCCTGAAGGCTTCCATGTACGACCTGGTATTGGTCGGCGAGGAAGGCCTGATGAGCGAGGTCATCGGCATTTCCGGCAATAAACATATCATTCAGGTATACGAGGATACGGGCGGCGTCAGGCCTGGCGAGCCCGTCAAGGAGACAGGCGCTCCTCTCGTAGCACAACTGGGACCAGGCATTCTGACCCAGATTTACGACGGTATTCAAAGGCCGCTACCCAAGCTGGCAGAGGCATCGGGAGATTTCATCAGCCGGGGTCTGTTCGTAGACGGCATCGACCACAAGAAGAAGTGGGAGTTCAAGTCCGTAGTGAAAAAGGGCGATACGGTCAAGCCCGGCCAGGCCATTGGCGAGGTCCAAGAGCAACTTCTTATCAAGCATAAGATCATGGTCCCACCCAACCTAAAGGGCGGTGCCATCAAAGAGATCTATGATGGAAACTTCACCGTTGATGAGACCATTGCGGTCTTGGATGACGGAACCAAGCTCTTCATGATGCATAAGTGGCCGGTAAGACAGGCCCGACCAGTTACAGAAAAACTGGCACCCACCATTCCTCTGAGAACAGGACAGAGGGTCATAGACGGATTCTTCTCCCTGGCCAAAGGCGGAACGGCAGCCATTCCCGGCGGATTCGGCACCGGAAAGACGGTTATGCAGCAGACCCTGTCCAAGTGGGCAGATGTCGACATTGTGGTCTATGTGGGCTGCGGCGAACGTGGCAATGAGATGGCCGACCTGCTCCATGAGTTCCCCGAGCTGCAGGATCCCAGAACCGGCAGGCCTCTGATGGAGAGGTCCATCGTTTACGCCAATACCTCCAACATGCCTGTGGCTGCTCGTGAGGCTTCTGTTTACACAGGAATGACCACCTCAGAGTATTACAGAGATATGGGCTACGATGTGCTGATGACCGCTGACTCCACCTCCCGGTGGGCAGAGGCCATGAGAGAGATGGGCTCTCGTCTGGAAGAGATGCCTGGTGAGGAAGGCTATCCCGCATACCTGGGTGCCAGACTTGCTGACTTCTATGAGCGTGCCGGGCGTGCCGAGGTTTTAAATGGCGGACAGGGTTCCGTTAGCATTGTAGGCGCCGTGTCCCCGGCCGGCGGAGATTTCACCGAGCCCGTTACTCAGAACACACTGAGAATGGTCAAGGTATTCTGGGCTCTTGACTCCAAGCTGACGCAGCGCAGGCATTTCCCGTCCATCAACTGGCTGGATTCCTACTCGCTATACGACCTGGACCTCGAGCCCTGGTTCGTAGAGAACGTCAGCGCTGACTGGAACAAGAACAAGAGACGGGCCATGGCTATACTGCAGGAGAACGCCGAGCTGGAAGAGATTGTGATGCTCGTAGGATCCGATGCGCTGCCTGAGGATCAGCAGGTCACACTGGAAGTAGCCAGGATGATCATCAACTTCTGGCTGGCACAGAGCGCATTCCACCCGGTTGATACCTTCTCTCCCTACAAGAAGCAGTTCGACCTGTTGGAAGCCATCCTGAAGTACAGGGACTACGCCTTCGAGGCAGTCCAGAAAGGCATACCTGTTGGGCAGATCACATCTGTTCCATCCAAGGATGCTCTGGCCAAGGTAAGACTGGAAGCTGAGTATGAGCCCATACTGGCAAAGGTTCTGACTCAGATGGATGCCGAGTTTAAGGCGCTGAAGTGA
- a CDS encoding V-type ATP synthase subunit B, giving the protein MTKEYKTITEISGPLIFVEKTEPVGYMELVEIRTGGDLKRGQVLDSSDDIVVIQIFEGTGGLSKDSAVSFTGDVIKMPLSPAIVGRVLSGSGKPRDGGPEIVPDVLRDIAGAAINPASREKPRAFIQTGISTIDGTNTLVRGQKLPIFSGAGLPHNDLALQIARQAKALGEAESFAVIFCAMGITNEEAQHFLADFERTGALERAVVFLNLADDPAVERILTPRLGLTTAEYLAFDLDMHVLIIYTDMTNYCESLRQMGAAREEVPGRRGYPGYMYTDLACQYERAGIIKGKKGSITQFPILTMPGDDITHPIPDLSGYITEGQILISRELHRKGIYPPVDIRPSLSRLMNSGIGKGHTREDHRAVSDQLYAYYAEGNDLRGLAAIVGKEALSERDKLVLEFADKFERRFVNQSRDEDRSIFETLQIGWDLLADLPEAMLTRIDDKYIKQYHPKYASTAKK; this is encoded by the coding sequence ATGACAAAGGAATACAAGACGATTACTGAGATCTCCGGACCACTCATCTTCGTGGAGAAGACCGAGCCAGTGGGCTACATGGAGCTCGTCGAAATCAGAACTGGCGGAGATCTGAAAAGAGGACAGGTGCTGGATTCCTCTGATGACATCGTGGTTATTCAGATATTCGAGGGAACCGGTGGTCTGTCCAAGGATTCTGCCGTCAGTTTCACCGGAGACGTCATCAAGATGCCATTGTCTCCCGCCATCGTGGGACGCGTTCTGTCCGGATCTGGAAAGCCCAGAGACGGCGGCCCTGAGATCGTACCCGATGTATTGAGAGATATTGCAGGAGCTGCCATCAATCCAGCTTCCCGTGAGAAGCCTCGTGCATTTATCCAGACGGGCATCTCAACTATCGATGGCACAAATACCCTGGTGCGCGGCCAGAAGCTGCCCATCTTCTCGGGCGCTGGTCTGCCTCACAACGATCTTGCTCTGCAGATCGCCAGGCAAGCCAAGGCCCTTGGTGAGGCCGAGTCCTTCGCAGTTATCTTCTGCGCCATGGGCATCACCAACGAAGAGGCTCAGCACTTCCTGGCTGACTTCGAGAGAACTGGCGCTCTGGAGAGAGCAGTCGTTTTCCTCAACCTGGCCGATGACCCGGCTGTGGAGAGGATTCTCACCCCCAGGCTGGGGCTGACCACCGCCGAGTACCTGGCATTCGATCTGGACATGCACGTGCTCATCATCTACACCGACATGACCAACTATTGCGAGTCGCTCAGACAGATGGGTGCTGCTCGTGAAGAGGTGCCCGGACGACGTGGCTACCCAGGTTACATGTACACCGACCTGGCCTGCCAGTACGAGAGAGCAGGGATCATCAAGGGCAAGAAGGGATCCATCACCCAGTTCCCCATCCTGACCATGCCCGGCGACGACATCACCCACCCCATTCCGGACCTGTCCGGATACATCACCGAGGGTCAGATCCTCATCTCCCGAGAGCTGCACAGAAAGGGCATCTATCCGCCCGTTGACATAAGGCCTAGCTTAAGCCGGCTGATGAACTCCGGTATCGGAAAAGGCCATACTCGAGAGGATCACAGAGCAGTGTCCGATCAGCTCTATGCTTATTATGCAGAGGGCAATGATCTGCGCGGCCTGGCGGCTATCGTGGGCAAAGAGGCTCTCTCTGAACGCGATAAATTGGTCCTGGAGTTCGCCGACAAGTTCGAGAGAAGATTCGTCAACCAGAGCAGAGATGAGGATAGGTCCATATTCGAGACCCTCCAGATCGGATGGGATCTCCTGGCCGACCTTCCGGAAGCAATGCTCACCAGGATTGACGACAAATACATCAAGCAGTATCATCCCAAGTACGCAAGCACGGCGAAGAAGTGA
- a CDS encoding ATP-NAD kinase family protein, producing MAAGKGRIGFLVNPIAGMGGPVGLKGTDGLAEEAIAMGARPRAMERARACLDLLSKERDAILFFTASGSMGESCLEECGLDYKVVYSALPVTSSRDTIRTCQAFLDEGVDLILFCGGDGTARDVAGIAGSTPILAIPAGVKMHSGVFAASPQAAADLVIRFLNGELNLRDTEIVDVDEELYRAGILQTKLYALAKTPYLPVLVAERKRIYSSDQEDEFKDQIALFASEFMRDGSAYIIGAGTTTSRIADILGLEKTLLGVDVVKDGRLMITDASEQDLLELLDRETRVMIIISPIGAQGFILGRGNQQLSAEVIRRVGIDKLIIISTPHKLAEIPYLLVDTGDEDLDESLAGKRQVVTGYRIAQMKDTLAASRL from the coding sequence ATGGCAGCCGGTAAAGGGCGCATTGGCTTTCTGGTCAATCCCATTGCCGGCATGGGCGGGCCGGTAGGCCTCAAAGGGACGGACGGGCTGGCAGAGGAGGCAATAGCTATGGGAGCTAGGCCTAGGGCGATGGAGAGGGCCAGAGCGTGCCTTGATCTCCTTTCCAAAGAGAGGGATGCCATTCTCTTTTTTACTGCCAGCGGCTCTATGGGCGAAAGCTGTCTAGAAGAGTGCGGCCTGGACTATAAGGTGGTATATTCCGCTTTGCCCGTCACCAGCTCCAGGGACACCATCAGGACTTGCCAGGCTTTTTTGGATGAGGGGGTGGATCTCATTTTATTTTGTGGCGGCGATGGCACCGCCCGGGACGTGGCGGGAATAGCAGGCAGCACCCCGATACTTGCAATTCCAGCTGGTGTAAAGATGCATTCCGGGGTATTTGCCGCCAGCCCACAGGCAGCAGCTGATTTGGTGATACGATTTCTAAATGGAGAGCTGAATCTAAGGGATACGGAGATCGTGGATGTGGACGAGGAGCTCTATCGTGCAGGGATTCTCCAGACAAAGCTGTATGCTCTGGCCAAGACTCCCTACCTCCCCGTTCTGGTAGCGGAGCGAAAAAGGATCTATAGCTCAGACCAGGAGGATGAGTTCAAAGATCAGATCGCCTTATTCGCCAGCGAGTTCATGAGAGATGGCTCAGCTTATATAATCGGAGCAGGAACCACTACCAGCCGGATAGCGGATATCCTTGGTCTGGAGAAGACCCTTCTGGGGGTGGATGTGGTCAAGGACGGAAGGCTGATGATCACGGATGCTTCTGAGCAGGACCTTCTGGAGCTGCTTGACCGAGAGACCAGGGTCATGATCATCATCTCTCCCATAGGAGCGCAGGGTTTCATACTGGGCAGAGGAAATCAGCAGCTGAGCGCTGAGGTGATCCGCAGGGTGGGCATAGATAAGCTGATAATCATCTCCACCCCTCATAAGCTGGCTGAGATACCCTATCTCTTGGTGGATACAGGAGACGAGGATCTGGATGAATCTCTGGCCGGAAAGAGGCAGGTGGTGACTGGCTATAGAATTGCTCAGATGAAGGATACCCTAGCAGCTTCCAGACTGTAG
- the cbiQ gene encoding cobalt ECF transporter T component CbiQ yields MSIFDPERYSDLDSPLHRWETRAKLISLFMLLISIVIAGGIGQALAGLIVSMLLVLISGLPLSHVLRFMKWPFLFLLPLLVILPITAGGDNLFSYHILTVSRQGLQLGVLFMIRGIAAALLALIMVGTAPFNVNINALRSLGMPGPLTQIFLFAYRYIFLFYDDLQTMRRSLASKGFEMRSSARSARILAVSVAMLLIRSYERSEDVFNAMLSRGYQGRLPSGQKMMIKGDDLLKGFLVIAAALIIQYV; encoded by the coding sequence ATGAGCATCTTCGACCCGGAAAGGTACTCTGACCTCGATTCTCCCTTGCACCGCTGGGAGACGCGAGCCAAACTCATATCCCTTTTTATGCTGCTCATCTCCATTGTAATTGCGGGAGGGATCGGTCAGGCCCTGGCTGGGCTGATAGTATCGATGCTGTTGGTCCTTATATCTGGGCTTCCTTTGAGTCATGTCCTGAGATTCATGAAGTGGCCTTTCCTATTCCTTCTCCCCTTGCTGGTCATCCTTCCCATCACCGCTGGAGGGGATAACCTGTTTAGCTACCATATTCTGACTGTCAGCCGTCAGGGTCTGCAACTCGGAGTGCTGTTCATGATCAGGGGAATTGCCGCCGCCCTGCTTGCCCTGATTATGGTGGGAACAGCTCCATTCAATGTGAACATCAATGCCCTGAGGAGCCTTGGCATGCCCGGCCCTCTCACTCAGATCTTCCTATTCGCCTATCGCTATATCTTCCTCTTCTACGATGATCTGCAGACCATGAGAAGGTCTCTTGCCTCCAAGGGATTTGAGATGAGGTCATCTGCCAGATCCGCTCGCATCCTTGCGGTGTCTGTGGCAATGCTTCTCATCAGGAGCTATGAACGATCGGAGGATGTCTTCAATGCCATGCTCTCTCGTGGCTACCAGGGAAGATTGCCCTCTGGCCAGAAGATGATGATCAAAGGCGATGATCTGCTCAAGGGCTTTTTGGTCATCGCTGCAGCTCTCATTATACAATACGTCTAA
- a CDS encoding V-type ATP synthase subunit D, whose product MPVIPGTKPTRAVLIALKKRMKVAQTGHSLLKMKRDGLMIEFFEVLNKAKTVRKELVEALLIAEQRLQMAMAIEGTVAIGSVAYSLQKEPTIQLESRNIMGVVVPKIEAEAVQKKMYERGYGVIGTSAAIDEAADAYEVLLDKIILAAEVETAMIRLVEDIDSTKRRVNALEFKVVPDLKLTIKFISMALEEMERDNLVKMKMLKGKSERKAAAELAKKEAEIAAAAMADA is encoded by the coding sequence ATGCCCGTAATTCCTGGAACGAAACCGACCAGGGCGGTCCTGATCGCTCTCAAGAAACGAATGAAGGTAGCTCAAACTGGCCACTCGCTCCTCAAAATGAAGCGAGACGGCCTCATGATCGAGTTCTTCGAGGTGCTGAATAAGGCCAAGACAGTCCGGAAAGAGCTGGTCGAAGCTCTGCTCATAGCTGAGCAGAGGCTTCAAATGGCCATGGCCATCGAGGGAACAGTTGCCATCGGAAGCGTGGCCTACTCCCTGCAAAAAGAGCCAACCATCCAGCTCGAGTCCCGAAACATCATGGGCGTAGTGGTTCCCAAGATCGAGGCTGAAGCCGTGCAGAAGAAGATGTACGAGCGAGGCTACGGCGTAATTGGGACCAGTGCTGCAATTGATGAAGCTGCGGATGCCTATGAGGTCCTGCTGGATAAGATCATCCTGGCTGCAGAGGTAGAGACCGCCATGATAAGGCTCGTCGAGGATATCGATAGCACTAAGAGGCGTGTCAATGCTCTGGAGTTCAAGGTGGTTCCTGACCTCAAGCTAACCATCAAGTTCATCTCCATGGCCCTGGAGGAGATGGAAAGGGACAATCTGGTCAAGATGAAGATGCTCAAGGGCAAGTCCGAGAGGAAAGCCGCAGCAGAACTGGCCAAGAAGGAAGCGGAGATTGCAGCCGCTGCCATGGCTGATGCGTAA
- a CDS encoding pyridoxal-phosphate-dependent aminotransferase family protein translates to MDIEDTLLMIPGPVKVAPRVLRAMSKPMISHRSGEFGAIYSECAELLKEFFQTKNQIAIMTGSGTLGMDAAVAGIIGHEDKIVTISNGKFGERFTEIGERYGKCVPVKFDWGMPFDLDRVEAALEEGAKAVAMVHNETSVGLTNPAKEVGRLAKKYDAVFIVDGISSIGGNEFLTDEWNIDIAITGSQKALAVPPGLAVVSVSPRAEERFLAQSASYYADLKAHLKSARKSPAQTPFTPAVPLFFAMQEALHMAAEEGFAARRERAAKQAESVRSAAKALGIELFPQTNENSHYSNTVTAMKMPEGVSDDKLRGGMKKKGVIVSGGQEQLKGKIFRIGTMGVCSSGDLLRTIQTLELILLKEGNIHSCGVGVEAMSRVLDS, encoded by the coding sequence ATGGATATAGAGGATACTTTGCTCATGATTCCAGGGCCGGTCAAGGTCGCACCTCGAGTGTTGCGCGCCATGTCCAAGCCCATGATCAGCCATAGAAGCGGCGAGTTCGGAGCCATTTACAGCGAGTGCGCCGAACTGCTCAAGGAGTTCTTCCAGACCAAGAACCAGATCGCGATAATGACCGGCAGCGGAACGCTGGGCATGGATGCGGCCGTAGCAGGCATCATCGGTCATGAGGATAAGATAGTCACCATATCCAATGGCAAGTTCGGCGAGCGATTCACTGAGATCGGCGAGCGATATGGCAAGTGCGTGCCCGTGAAGTTCGACTGGGGCATGCCATTTGATCTGGATAGAGTCGAGGCTGCCCTGGAAGAGGGGGCCAAAGCGGTAGCCATGGTCCATAATGAGACCTCAGTAGGCCTGACCAACCCCGCGAAAGAGGTGGGAAGGCTGGCGAAGAAGTACGATGCGGTGTTCATAGTAGACGGCATATCCTCCATCGGCGGCAATGAGTTCCTCACCGATGAGTGGAACATTGACATCGCCATCACCGGCTCGCAGAAGGCTCTGGCTGTGCCCCCGGGCCTGGCGGTGGTATCCGTCTCCCCCAGGGCAGAGGAGAGGTTCCTTGCCCAGAGCGCAAGCTACTATGCCGACCTGAAGGCCCATCTGAAGAGCGCGAGAAAGAGCCCGGCTCAAACTCCGTTCACCCCAGCAGTGCCACTGTTCTTCGCCATGCAGGAGGCCTTGCATATGGCGGCGGAGGAGGGATTTGCCGCCCGGAGAGAGAGAGCAGCAAAACAGGCGGAATCGGTTCGATCTGCGGCCAAGGCGCTGGGGATAGAGCTCTTCCCCCAGACCAATGAAAACTCTCATTACTCCAATACAGTGACCGCTATGAAGATGCCTGAGGGCGTGAGCGATGACAAGCTGCGCGGCGGCATGAAGAAGAAAGGAGTCATCGTCTCCGGAGGCCAAGAGCAGCTAAAGGGCAAGATCTTCCGCATCGGTACCATGGGAGTCTGCTCTAGCGGCGACCTCTTGAGGACTATTCAGACCCTGGAGCTGATCCTGCTCAAAGAGGGCAATATCCACTCCTGCGGCGTAGGAGTGGAGGCGATGAGCAGAGTGCTGGACAGCTGA
- a CDS encoding energy-coupling factor ABC transporter ATP-binding protein, with translation MNQKMAIEVENLSYSYSDGTRALNQVSFSLAEGESLAILGPNGAGKSTLLLHLNGLLRGQGKVRIRNKEIGDESLRWVRSQVGMVFQDPDDQLFMSRLEEDVAFGPTNMELSQKEVDERVQWALKCVGLSDQAAKVPHHLSFGQRKRAAFATVLSMRPPVLVLDEPTSNLDPRSRMEMVSLIREQQRNGTAIITATHDVNLVPLLADRVLLLNRSIVAEGSVHQIMSRRDLMDDLGLEMPILADLFETLQEEGLYSGAIPFKKGEAIGTIREMLHR, from the coding sequence ATGAATCAAAAAATGGCCATAGAGGTTGAGAACCTCAGCTACAGCTACTCTGATGGAACGCGTGCCCTGAATCAAGTCAGCTTCTCCCTGGCAGAAGGTGAATCCTTGGCGATTCTCGGGCCCAATGGAGCAGGCAAGTCCACATTGCTGCTTCACTTGAATGGACTATTGAGGGGGCAGGGAAAGGTCAGGATCAGGAATAAAGAGATAGGCGATGAGAGCCTGAGATGGGTTCGAAGCCAGGTGGGAATGGTCTTTCAGGACCCGGATGATCAGCTCTTCATGTCCCGTCTGGAGGAGGATGTGGCCTTCGGTCCGACGAATATGGAATTATCCCAAAAGGAGGTGGACGAGAGAGTGCAGTGGGCACTGAAATGCGTTGGCCTTTCCGACCAGGCGGCAAAGGTGCCTCATCACCTGAGCTTCGGCCAGAGGAAGAGAGCCGCTTTTGCCACCGTCTTGTCCATGAGGCCACCGGTGTTGGTCCTGGATGAGCCCACCTCGAACCTGGATCCCCGTTCCAGGATGGAGATGGTCTCCCTTATCCGAGAGCAGCAGAGGAATGGGACGGCCATTATCACCGCCACCCATGATGTAAACCTTGTACCCCTGCTGGCGGACAGGGTTCTTCTCCTCAATAGGAGCATTGTGGCAGAGGGCAGTGTTCATCAGATCATGAGCAGGAGGGATTTGATGGATGATCTGGGCCTGGAGATGCCCATCCTTGCTGATCTATTCGAGACTCTGCAGGAGGAGGGCCTGTATTCCGGTGCCATTCCCTTTAAAAAAGGTGAGGCCATTGGGACTATAAGAGAGATGCTCCATCGATGA